One part of the Coffea eugenioides isolate CCC68of chromosome 10, Ceug_1.0, whole genome shotgun sequence genome encodes these proteins:
- the LOC113748716 gene encoding tubulin-folding cofactor E, with product MQTTKSSDLPPQPTREESGPGATDSASAFKSGQRVHSTGDTRRIGTVKYVGPVEGYSGTWVGVDWDDDGQGKHDGSHNGVQYFQARGLKTASFVRPHNLSSGITLLEALQVRYRGTSTKEEEDEMYVLSSTNKRVSIELLGKEKIQNKLSRFEELTGVSLSFLGVSSPGPSGQISNTLPNLKQLDLTGNLLSDWKDVGIICKELPALEVLNLSHSSMLHDTVEIPKLHNIRILVLNHIGINWKQVEMLKDSVPCIEELHLIGNNIKEITLSSSMRVEGFDYLHLLNLEENCLADWNEIMKLSKIKSLEQLLLNKNSLNEIWYPEHSTSDGAGNESVGRNFKPFQSLHCLLLGGNNIKDLASVDSLNSFPSLIDIRLSENPVSDTGKDGVPRFVLIARLANVKILNGSEVSPRERKDSEIRYVRLVMTKYNDNVEELMRLHPRFAELKRFHGIEDVKAPIGVFGPQKMSSGLISVTLKCVGSSIGEKQPLTKKLPSTTTVGKLKNLCESFFKLKSVKPKLFLQEEGTPLPTLLDDDMASLMEIGVGNDSTILVDEVN from the exons ATGCAGACGACGAAGAGCTCCGATTTGCCTCCTCAACCAACCCGGGAAGAATCCGGACCCGGAGCAACAGACTCTGCATCTGCATTCAAGAGCGGGCAGAGAGTTCACTCCACCGGCGACACCAGGCGAATCGGAACGGTCAAGTACGTGGGACCCGTGGAAGGCTATTCGGGGACATGGGTCGGAGTCGACTGGGACGACGACGGCCAAGGCAAGCACGACGGTTCGCACAATGGCGTCCAGTATTTCCAAGCCAGAGGGCTCAAGACAGCGTCTTTCGTCCGCCCGCATAACTTGAGCTCGGGGATCACGCTTTTGGAGGCCCTTCAAGTTCGCTATCGTGGCACTTCCACTAAAGAAGAAGAAG ATGAGATGTATGTGCTTTCTTCAACGAATAAACGGGTATCAATTGAGCTTCTTGGCaaagaaaaaattcaaaacaagCTGAGTAGATTTGAAGAGTTGACGGGCGTGTCACTCTCTTTTCTGGGGGTTAGCTCTCCTGGACCTTCAGGCCAAATCAGTAATACTCTACCAA ATTTGAAGCAGCTGGATTTGACTGGGAATCTGCTTTCTGATTGGAAA GATGTTGGCATCATATGTAAAGAGTTACCTGCACTTGAAGTTCTCAATCTATCCCACAGTTCAATGTTACATGATACAGTTGAGATACCCAAGCTACACAATATAAGGATTCTAGTTTTGAACCATATCGGCATAAACTGGAAGCAG GTTGAAATGCTTAAAGATTCAGTTCCATGCATAGAGGAGCTTCATCTGATAGGGAACAATATAAAAGAAATTACG CTATCATCTTCCATGAGAGTAGAAGGATTTGATTATCTGCATCTTCTTAACTTGGAAGAAAATTGTTTAGCTGATTGGAACGAAATTATGAAGCTctcaaaaataaaaag TTTGGAGCAGCTTCTGTTAAACAAAAATAGTTTGAATGAAATATGGTACCCCGAACATAGTACATCAGATGGAGCTGGTAATGAATCAGTTGGGAGAAATTTTAAGCCTTTTCAAAGTTTGCACTGCCTTCTGCTAG GAGGTAACAACATCAAAGATCTGGCTTCTGTTGATTCATTGAACTCTTTCCCAAGCTTGATT GATATAAGACTTTCTGAGAACCCAGTATCAGATACTGGGAAAGACGGTGTCCCAAGATTTGTTTTGATTGCCCGTTTGGCaaatgttaaaattttaaatggAAGCGAG GTTAGTCCACGTGAACGGAAGGATTCTGAGATTCG GTATGTTCGCTTAGTTATGACCAAGTACAATGACAATGTGGAAGAACTCATGCGTCTCCATCCCAG GTTTGCTGAGCTTAAAAGATTTCATGGAATTGAGGATGTAAAGGCACCAATTGGAGTATTCGGGCCCCAGAAAATGTCTTCAGGACTTATTT CCGTCACCCTGAAATGTGTGGGATCTTCAATTGGTGAAAAGCAGCCCCTGACAAAAAAGCTGCCTTCTACAACAACG GTTGGCAAATTGAAGAACCTCTGTgagagtttcttcaaattaaaaTCTGTAAAGCCAAAGCTGTTTCTTCAAGAAGAG GGCACCCCTTTACCCACATTACTTGATGACGACATGGCATCTTTGATGGAAATTGGGGTTGGGAACGACTCGACCATTCTTGTTGATGAGGTCAACTGA
- the LOC113748749 gene encoding far upstream element-binding protein 1-like → MADEEVMVAAAGSGVQLSDHEKKRKLEDLETDVPEPLSGVDSHAKVDADKDGNAEEDDELADLKRQRVEDNAENDQPAGLAPENGYDKSEQSEGGDADEQPTSVEDNAKLEDGDGQELALEASATVEDLAHGDEQNGNGDQPSVENERPAAGNEEESKKEGEEPSAEGDGSIVQQQSSSDAETSKKIEVPNNKVGVLIGKAGDTIRFLQYNSGAKIQIMRDADADPRAATRPVELIGTLDSINKAEKMINDVIAEADAGGSPSLVARGFSTVQAVVGDQVEIQVPNEKVGLIIGKGGETIKNLQTKSGARIQLVPQHLPAGDQSKERTVRVTGVMKQIEMAREMIKEVMNQTVRPSPLSGGYNQQAIRPRGPVNPQWGNRGPYPGQFMGYDYQQRGSYPSQNPQYPAQPYGNYPPQGPRSSFGHSWEQRPPAAMHGQPPQANYNYGQPQGPEYGQPAPYSQTPAPGYGQGYSEVKYDSQLAAHHSYGGHGVPQSTGYPQGGGTHPGYGPQDQYGRSASYGMPPQAPHGQTYGQPRPNQPGEMPYPASVSTQAYGSNVPPQQSYGYASSGPVQQSYPPYGSGHAADGYNHPAPAAAAGPGYAQPSAQPVSGYGQPGGQQPSAYATGGYGSYPAQPGYTEQPAAANAGYGYQGASDAAYPASGAYGAPSAVQPGYGQPPPTQPGYDQSNPQTSGAYGTTPAPAGYAKSLSPQPGYPQYDSSQMYAAPR, encoded by the exons ATGGCGGACGAGGAGGTTATGGTTGCTGCGGCAGGGAGCGGGGTGCAACTTTCCGACCATGAGAAAAAGCGCAAGCTCGAGGATTTGGAGACCGACGTTCCGGAGCCACTCTCCGGTGTTGACTCGCACGCCAAGGTGGACGCGGATAAGGATGGGAATGCAGAGGAGGATGATGAGTTGGCGGACCTCAAACGACAGCGTGTGGAGGATAATGCTGAGAACGACCAACCTGCTGGCCTCG CTCCGGAGAATGGGTATGACAAGTCAGAACAGTCTGAAGGAGGGGACGCTGATGAGCAGCCAACAAGTGTGGAAGATAATGCTAAATTGGAGGATGGAGATGGCCAAGAACTAGCTCTGGAAGCTTCTGCAACAGTCGAAGATCTGGCTCATGGAGATGAACAGAATGGTAATGGTGACCAGCCCTCAGTTGAGAATGAGAGACCTGCAGCTGGAAATGAAGAAGAGTCCAAGAAGGAAGGTGAGGAGCCTTCTGCAGAAGGTGATGGGTCTATTGTTCAGCAGCAATCCAGTTCTGATGCTGAAACCTCAAAGAAAATTGAGGTTCCTAATAATAAG GTTGGTGTTTTGATTGGCAAGGCTGGGGATACTATTAGGTTTCTGCAATATAATTCAGGTGCTAAAATTCAAATTATGAGAGACGCTGATGCTGATCCGCGTGCGGCTACCAGGCCTGTGGAACTAATTGGAACTCTAGATAGCATAAACAAGGCGGAGAAGATGATCAATGATGTTATTGCTGAG GCAGATGCTGGGGGTTCTCCTTCTCTTGTGGCTAGGGGCTTCAGCACTGTGCAGGCTGTAGTTGGAGATCAAGTTGAGATTCAAGTCCCGAATGAAAAG GTTGGCTTAATCATTGGAAAAGGTGGAGAAACTATTAAGAATTTACAGACAAAATCTGGAGCTCGTATTCAG TTGGTACCCCAGCATCTCCCAGCTGGTGATCAATCCAAAGAAAGGACAGTGCGAGTTACTGGTGTAATGAAGCAGATTGAAATGGCAAGGGAGATGATCAAAGAAGTCATGAATCAG ACTGTGAGGCCATCACCTCTTTCTGGTGGATATAATCAGCAGGCTATCCGTCCTCGTGGCCCTGTTAACCCGCAATGGGGAAATCGTGGTCCTTATCCTGGGCAGTTTATGGGCTATGATTATCAGCAAAGAGGATCATATCCATCACAAAATCCTCAATATCCAGCTCAACCGTATGGGAACTATCCTCCCCAAGGACCCAGAAGCAGCTTTGGTCATAGTTGGGAACAGAGGCCCCCAGCAGCTATGCATGGCCAGCCACCGCAG GCAAATTACAACTATGGGCAGCCACAGGGTCCAGAATATGGGCAGCCTGCCCCTTATTCCCAGACACCTGCACCGGGCTATGGGCAAGGATACAGTGAAGTGAAATATGATAGCCAGTTGGCAGCCCACCATTCTTATGGTGGACATGGGGTACCTCAGTCAACGGGTTACCCTCAAGGTGGTGGTACCCATCCAGGCTATGGTCCACAGGACCAATATGGCAGGTCAGCATCATATGGTATGCCTCCACAGGCGCCTCATGGCCAAACTTATGGCCAGCCCAGGCCTAACCAACCTGGTGAAATGCCTTATCCAGCTTCTGTTTCAACCCAAGCATATGGTTCCAATGTGCCCCCACAGCAATCATATGGGTATGCATCAAGTGGTCCAGTGCAGCAAAGCTATCCTCCTTATGGTTCAGGACATGCTGCTGACGGTTATAATCACCCAGCACCTGCAGCTGCTGCTGGTCCTGGTTATGCTCAGCCTAGTGCACAACCTGTTTCTGGTTATGGCCAGCCTGGTGGACAGCAGCCCTCTGCTTATGCCACAGGAGGTTATGGTTCATATCCAGCACAGCCTGGTTACACTGAACAACCAGCCGCTGCCAATGCTGGTTATGGGTATCAAGGCGCATCGGATGCAGCGTATCCAGCTTCTGGAGCTTATGGTGCCCCTTCTGCTGTCCAACCAGGCTATGGTCAACCACCTCCAACCCAGCCAGGCTATGATCAGTCCAACCCTCAAACTAGTGGTGCTTATGGAACTACACCTGCACCAGCTGGTTATGCGAAGAGTTTGTCACCCCAGCCTGGTTATCCGCAGTATGACTCCAGTCAGATGTATGCGGCACCTCGGTGA